The Pan paniscus chromosome 1, NHGRI_mPanPan1-v2.0_pri, whole genome shotgun sequence genome has a segment encoding these proteins:
- the LOC129393894 gene encoding PRAME family member 15-like, whose protein sequence is MKMSIRTPPRLLELAGRSLLRDQALAMSTLEELPTELFPPLFMEAFSRRRCEALKLMVQAWPFRRLPLRPLIKMPCLEAFQAVLDGLDALLTQGVRPRRCKLQVLDLQDVCENFWMVWSEAMAHGCFLNAKRNKKPVQDCPRMRGQQPLTVFVELWLKNRTLDEYLTYPLLWVKQRRDLLHLCCKKLKILGMPFRNIRSILKMVNLDCIQEVEVNCRWKLQFLTQFTPYLGHMRNLQKLVLSQMDVSRYVSPEQKKEIVTQFTTQFLKLRCLQKLYMNSVPFLEGHLDQLLSCLKTSLKVLTITNCVLLESDLKHLSQCPSISQLKTLDLSGIRLTNFSLVPLQILLEKVAATLEYLDLDDCGIMDSQVNAILPALSRCFELNTFSFCGNPISMATLENLLSHTIILKNLCVGVYPAPRESYGADGTLCWSRFAQIRAELMNRVRDLRHPERIFFCTDNCPDCGNRSFYDLEADQDCC, encoded by the exons ATGAAGATGAGCATCCGGACTCCACCCAGACTCCTGGAGCTTGCGGGGCGGAGCCTGCTGAGGGACCAAGCCTTAGCCATGTCCACCCTGGAGGAGCTGCCCACGGAACTTTTCCCCCCACTGTTCATGGAGGCCTTCAGCAGGAGACGCTGTGAGGCCCTGAAGctgatggtgcaggcctggcccTTCCGCCGCCTCCCTCTGAGGCCTCTGATAAAGATGCCTTGTCTGGAGGCTTTCCAAGCTGTGCTCGATGGGCTTGATGCACTGCTTACCCAAGGGGTTCGTCCCAG GAGGTGTAAACttcaagtgctggatttacaggatGTCTGTGAGAACTTCTGGATGGTTTGGTCTGAAGCTATGGCCCATGGGTGCTTCCTCAATGCCAAGAGGAACAAAAAACCAGTGCAGGACTGTCCAAGGATGAGAGGACAGCAACCCTTGACTGTGTTCGTAGAACTTTGGCTCAAGAACAGGACTCTGGATGAATACCTCACCTACCCCCTTCTATGGGTCAAGCAGAGGAGAGATTTACTACACCTGTGCTGTAAGAAGCTGAAAATTTTGGGAATGCCCTTCCGCAATATCAGAAGCATCCTGAAAATGGTGAACCTAGACTgtatccaggaggtggaagtgaaTTGCAGGTGGAAACTGCAATTCCTGACACAGTTTACCCCATACCTGGGCCACATGAGGAATCTTCAGAAGCTCGTTCTCTCCCAGATGGATGTCTCTCGCTACGTTTCCCCAGAGCAGAAGAAGGAGATTGTTACCCAGTTCACCACTCAGTTCCTCAAGCTGCGCTGCCTCCAAAAGCTTTATATGAACTCTGTTCCTTTCCTCGAAGGCCACCTGGACCAGCTGCTCAG cTGTCTGAAGACCTCGTTAAAGGTCCTCACAATAACTAACTGTGTGCTTTTGGAATCAGACTTGAAGCATCTATCCCAGTGCCCGAGTATCAGTCAACTAAAGACCCTGGACCTGAGTGGCATCAGACTGACCAATTTCAGTCTTGTGCCTCTCCAAATTCTCCTAGAAAAAGTTGCAGCCACCCTTGAGTACCTGGATTTAGATGACTGTGGCATCATGGACTCCCAAGTCAATGCCATCCTGCCTGCCCTGAGCCGCTGCTTTGAGCTCAACACCTTCAGCTTCTGTGGAAATCCCATCTCCATGGCCACCCTGGAGAACCTGCTGAGCCACACAATCATACTCAAAAACTTATGCGTGGGGGTGTATCCTGCCCCGCGGGAGAGTTATGGTGCTGATGGTACTCTCTGCTGGAGCAGATTTGCTCAAATTAGGGCTGAGCTGATGAACAGAGTGAGGGACTTAAGGCACCCCGAGAGGATCTTTTTCTGCACTGACAACTGCCCTGACTGTGGCAACAGGTCATTTTATGACCTGGAGGCAGATCAAGACTGCTGTTGA